A window of the Streptomyces sp. NBC_00250 genome harbors these coding sequences:
- the pyrR gene encoding bifunctional pyr operon transcriptional regulator/uracil phosphoribosyltransferase PyrR, translating into MDTQQQYGDDARPVLEAPDIARVLTRIAHEIVERAKGADDVVLLGIPTRGVFLARRLAEKLESITGTKVPVGSLDITMYRDDLRMKPARAIGRTEIPGDGIDGRLVVLVDDVLFSGRTIRAALDALGDIGRPRAVQLAVLVDRGHRELPIRADYVGKNLPTSLRETVKVQLSEEDGRDTVLLGARPTA; encoded by the coding sequence ATGGACACTCAGCAGCAGTACGGCGACGACGCGCGGCCCGTTCTCGAGGCCCCGGACATCGCGCGGGTCCTGACCCGCATCGCACACGAGATCGTCGAGCGCGCCAAGGGCGCGGACGACGTGGTTCTCCTCGGCATTCCCACCCGCGGTGTCTTCCTCGCCCGCCGGCTCGCCGAGAAGCTCGAATCGATCACCGGCACCAAGGTCCCGGTCGGATCCCTCGACATCACCATGTACCGGGACGACCTGCGGATGAAGCCGGCGCGCGCCATCGGCCGCACCGAGATCCCCGGTGACGGCATCGACGGCCGCCTGGTCGTCCTCGTCGACGACGTGCTCTTCTCCGGCCGCACCATCCGCGCCGCCCTCGACGCCCTCGGCGACATCGGCCGCCCCCGCGCGGTCCAGCTCGCCGTCCTCGTCGACCGCGGCCACCGCGAGCTTCCGATCCGCGCCGACTACGTCGGCAAGAACCTCCCCACGTCGTTGCGGGAGACGGTCAAGGTCCAGCTCTCCGAGGAGGACGGTCGCGACACCGTCCTGCTCGGTGCCAGGCCCACCGCCTAG
- a CDS encoding aspartate carbamoyltransferase catalytic subunit, with amino-acid sequence MMRHLISAADLTRDDAVLILDTAEEMARVADRPIRKLPTLRGRTICNLFFEDSTRTRISFEAAEKRLSADVINFAAKGSSVSKGESLKDTAQTLEAMGVDAVVIRHGASGAPFRLATSGWIDAPVINAGDGTHQHPTQALLDAFTMRRRLVGRDAGLGRDLEGKRITLVGDVLHSRVARSNVDLLHTLGAEVTLVAPPTLVPVGVETWPCEISYDLDRVLPKSDAVMMLRVQRERMNAAFFPTEREYSRRYGLDGERMAKMPEHAIVMHPGPMVRGMEITAEVADSDRCTVVEQVANGVSVRMAVLYLLLGGNDSAVTHTRTEENK; translated from the coding sequence ATGATGCGTCACCTCATCTCGGCCGCCGACCTCACCCGCGACGACGCCGTCCTGATCCTCGACACCGCCGAGGAGATGGCCCGGGTGGCCGACCGGCCCATCCGCAAGCTGCCGACCCTGCGCGGCCGGACCATCTGCAACCTGTTCTTCGAGGACTCCACCCGGACCCGGATCTCCTTCGAGGCCGCCGAGAAGCGCCTCTCCGCCGACGTGATCAACTTCGCGGCCAAGGGCTCCAGCGTCTCCAAGGGCGAGTCCCTCAAGGACACCGCGCAGACCCTGGAGGCCATGGGCGTCGACGCGGTCGTCATCCGCCACGGCGCCTCCGGGGCCCCGTTCCGCCTCGCCACCTCCGGTTGGATCGACGCCCCCGTCATCAACGCCGGCGACGGCACCCACCAGCACCCCACCCAGGCCCTCCTGGACGCCTTCACCATGCGCCGCCGCCTGGTCGGCCGGGACGCCGGGCTCGGCCGCGACCTCGAAGGCAAGCGGATCACGCTCGTCGGCGACGTCCTGCACAGCCGGGTCGCCCGCTCCAACGTCGACCTGCTGCACACCCTCGGCGCCGAGGTCACCCTGGTGGCCCCGCCGACCCTGGTCCCCGTCGGCGTCGAGACCTGGCCCTGCGAGATCTCGTACGACCTCGACCGCGTGCTGCCGAAGTCCGACGCGGTCATGATGCTGCGTGTGCAGCGCGAGCGGATGAACGCCGCCTTCTTCCCCACCGAGCGCGAGTACTCGCGCCGGTACGGGCTCGACGGCGAGCGGATGGCCAAGATGCCCGAGCACGCCATCGTCATGCACCCCGGCCCCATGGTCCGCGGCATGGAGATCACCGCCGAGGTCGCCGACTCCGACCGCTGCACGGTCGTCGAGCAGGTCGCCAACGGCGTCTCCGTCCGGATGGCGGTCCTCTATCTGCTTCTGGGCGGCAACGACTCCGCCGTCACCCACACCCGCACCGAGGAGAACAAGTAA
- a CDS encoding dihydroorotase, producing MSKILIRGAQVLGGEVQDVLIDGETIVEVGVGLSAEGATVIEADGQILLPGLVDLHTHLREPGREDSETVLTGTRAAASGGFTAVFAMANTHPVADTAGVVEQVYRLGKESGYCDVQPIGAVTVGLEGRKLAELGAMHDSAAGVTVFSDDGKCVDDAVIMRRALEYVKAFDGVVAQHAQEPRLTEGAQMNEGIVSAELGLGGWPAVAEESIIARDVLLAEHVGSRVHICHLSTAGSVEIVRWAKSRGIDVTAEVTPHHLLLTDEMVRSYNPVYKVNPPLRTEKDVLALREALADGTIDIVATDHAPHPHEDKDCEWAAAAMGMVGLETALSVVQQTMVETGLLDWAGVADRMSFAPARIGRAKGHGRPVSAGEPANLTLVDPAYRGVVDPADFASRSRNTPYEGRELPGRVTHTFLRGRATVVDGKLA from the coding sequence ATGAGCAAGATCCTTATCCGCGGTGCGCAGGTGCTGGGCGGCGAGGTCCAGGACGTCCTCATCGACGGCGAGACCATCGTCGAGGTCGGTGTCGGTCTGTCCGCCGAGGGCGCCACCGTGATCGAGGCCGACGGCCAGATCCTGCTGCCCGGCCTCGTCGACCTCCACACCCACCTGCGCGAGCCCGGCCGCGAGGACTCCGAGACCGTCCTCACCGGCACCCGCGCCGCCGCCTCGGGCGGCTTCACGGCCGTCTTCGCCATGGCCAACACCCACCCGGTCGCCGACACCGCCGGCGTCGTCGAGCAGGTCTACCGGCTCGGCAAGGAATCCGGCTACTGCGACGTGCAGCCCATCGGCGCCGTCACCGTCGGCCTGGAGGGCAGGAAGCTCGCCGAGCTGGGCGCCATGCACGACTCCGCCGCCGGCGTCACCGTCTTCTCCGACGACGGCAAGTGCGTCGACGACGCCGTGATCATGCGCCGCGCCCTGGAGTACGTGAAGGCCTTCGACGGCGTCGTCGCCCAGCACGCCCAGGAGCCCCGCCTCACCGAGGGCGCCCAGATGAACGAGGGCATCGTCTCGGCCGAGCTCGGGCTCGGCGGCTGGCCGGCCGTCGCCGAGGAGTCGATCATCGCCCGCGACGTCCTCCTCGCCGAGCACGTCGGCTCCCGCGTCCACATCTGCCACCTCTCCACCGCCGGCTCCGTCGAGATCGTCCGCTGGGCCAAGTCCCGCGGCATCGACGTCACCGCCGAGGTCACCCCGCACCACCTCCTCCTCACCGACGAGATGGTCCGGAGCTACAACCCGGTCTACAAGGTCAACCCGCCGCTGCGCACCGAGAAGGACGTCCTCGCGCTCCGCGAGGCCCTGGCCGACGGCACGATCGACATCGTCGCCACCGACCACGCCCCTCACCCGCACGAGGACAAGGACTGCGAGTGGGCCGCGGCCGCCATGGGCATGGTCGGCCTGGAGACCGCGCTCTCCGTCGTCCAGCAGACGATGGTCGAGACGGGCCTCCTCGACTGGGCCGGCGTCGCCGACCGGATGTCCTTCGCGCCCGCCCGCATCGGACGGGCCAAGGGCCACGGACGCCCCGTCTCGGCTGGTGAGCCCGCGAACCTGACGCTGGTCGATCCGGCTTACCGTGGTGTCGTGGACCCCGCGGACTTCGCCTCCCGCAGCCGAAACACCCCCTACGAGGGCCGTGAGCTGCCGGGACGCGTCACCCACACCTTCCTGCGGGGCCGGGCAACGGTCGTGGACGGGAAGCTGGCGTGA
- a CDS encoding PH-like domain-containing protein, translating to MTPLIAIAAEAADQKSAEVTEWAGRLGWVAGLLLFVAFVYWLMRQGWKWRGSLQSDLPELPTAPEAAGPARLTLSGRYHGSTTAGQWLDRIVAHGLGTRSRVELTLTDAGMAVVRPGANDFFVPAEALREARLDKGIAGKVLAEGGLLVVTWAHGDKLLDSGFRSDRAAEHTAWVETINSMINTTEGIAR from the coding sequence GTGACACCACTCATCGCAATCGCCGCAGAGGCTGCCGATCAGAAGTCGGCGGAGGTGACCGAATGGGCCGGACGGCTCGGCTGGGTCGCCGGACTGCTGCTCTTCGTCGCCTTCGTGTACTGGCTGATGCGCCAGGGCTGGAAGTGGCGCGGCAGCCTCCAGTCGGACCTCCCCGAGCTCCCCACCGCGCCCGAGGCGGCCGGTCCGGCGAGACTGACTCTCAGCGGGCGCTACCACGGGTCCACGACCGCCGGGCAGTGGCTCGACCGGATCGTCGCCCACGGGCTCGGCACCCGCAGCCGCGTCGAGCTCACGCTCACCGACGCCGGGATGGCCGTCGTACGCCCCGGGGCGAACGACTTCTTCGTCCCTGCCGAGGCCCTGCGCGAGGCACGCCTCGACAAGGGCATCGCCGGCAAGGTCCTCGCCGAGGGCGGCCTGCTGGTCGTCACCTGGGCGCACGGCGACAAGCTGCTCGACTCCGGTTTCCGGTCCGACCGGGCGGCCGAGCACACCGCCTGGGTCGAGACCATCAACTCCATGATCAACACGACGGAAGGCATCGCACGATGA